A region from the Saccharomonospora azurea NA-128 genome encodes:
- a CDS encoding MBL fold metallo-hydrolase has translation MLFTGDTLAEHDGAVIPGVFNTDRAELMRSIRSLSELDVGTLCFGHGEPVVCAAGTAMRRLVA, from the coding sequence GTGTTGTTCACCGGCGACACGCTCGCCGAACACGACGGAGCCGTGATCCCGGGCGTGTTCAACACGGACCGCGCCGAGCTGATGCGCTCGATCCGGTCTCTGTCCGAACTGGACGTCGGAACACTGTGTTTCGGCCATGGCGAACCGGTGGTCTGTGCGGCCGGCACGGCCATGCGACGGCTGGTGGCGTGA
- a CDS encoding acyltransferase family protein, translating to MTTLREPLREENASTPAPRRARKFRPELQGLRALAAALVVVYHVWLDRISGGVDVFLFVSGFLITGQLFRASVRGRIEFRSFWGRMFKRLLPAALTVLVVTMAVSLLWLPEHRWLQAGKEIVASALFYENWQLAADSADYFAQNSSASLMQHFWSLSIQGQFYVVWPLLIGVLLLVVRWLGWNMRTTLLVVLGVLFAGSLAFSVWLTAVNQPLAYFHSGTRVWQFALGGILALTIDRIVLPRWLALVAGWLGVLGLASCGLVLQVGTMFPGYVALWPMVSAALVLLAGATGSRVGADRFLSSRPLIYLGNISYSLYLWHWPVLLFYLLVRGRTEVGLVGGAGVIGLSVVLAVLTYHLVENPVRDSRIGVNNRWGAYRFAVVVLVPVIAVAVVWQNVTLDRAEFDFRADDPQYPGAQALVTGQPVYDSTNDVVPPFAALPYEWISWKRGECTRATEQGVEVRTCTVKPLNGAEPKRRLAVVGDSHILQLMAALRPISERLDWELVVLNKPGCPLTATEVLPNNQSCVDWNRVVLPKIIDMQPDAVVTMATRDVRVGLAERTPEGYVRQWQRLHEAGIPVVAIRDNPRFDFEPSGCAQIHGLTSEKCGHPRAEMYHAVPPYESMPAPSSTSFVDLSDYYCTATQCPPVMGNVLVYMDDNHVTETYLNTLSPILQEKMLAQLGWEDTASKPQ from the coding sequence ATGACCACGTTGCGGGAACCTTTGCGGGAGGAGAACGCGTCCACTCCGGCGCCGCGACGAGCACGTAAGTTCCGCCCCGAACTGCAGGGACTTCGCGCTCTCGCTGCCGCGTTGGTGGTCGTTTACCACGTGTGGTTGGACCGCATCTCGGGTGGCGTGGACGTCTTCCTGTTCGTGTCGGGCTTCCTCATCACCGGGCAGCTCTTCCGGGCGAGTGTGCGGGGCCGTATTGAGTTCCGGTCGTTTTGGGGCCGGATGTTCAAGCGGCTTTTGCCTGCGGCGTTGACGGTGCTTGTGGTGACGATGGCGGTGTCGCTGTTGTGGTTGCCGGAGCATCGGTGGTTGCAGGCGGGTAAGGAGATCGTCGCTTCGGCTTTGTTCTACGAGAATTGGCAGTTGGCTGCTGATTCGGCCGATTATTTCGCGCAGAATAGTTCGGCCAGTTTGATGCAGCATTTCTGGTCGTTGTCGATCCAGGGCCAGTTCTATGTGGTGTGGCCGTTGCTGATCGGTGTGTTGTTGCTGGTCGTGCGGTGGCTGGGCTGGAACATGCGGACCACGCTGCTGGTGGTGCTCGGTGTGTTGTTCGCGGGGTCGCTGGCGTTCTCGGTGTGGCTTACGGCCGTGAATCAGCCGCTGGCGTATTTCCACTCGGGTACGCGGGTGTGGCAGTTCGCGTTGGGTGGGATTCTCGCTCTGACGATCGATCGCATTGTTTTGCCGCGCTGGTTGGCGCTTGTGGCGGGTTGGCTCGGGGTGCTCGGGCTGGCGTCGTGTGGTCTTGTGTTGCAGGTCGGCACGATGTTTCCGGGTTATGTGGCGTTGTGGCCGATGGTGTCGGCGGCGTTGGTGTTGCTGGCCGGTGCGACGGGTAGTCGGGTCGGTGCGGACCGGTTCTTGTCGTCTCGGCCGTTGATCTACCTGGGTAACATCAGCTATTCGCTGTATTTGTGGCACTGGCCGGTGCTGTTGTTCTACCTGCTCGTGCGGGGTCGCACGGAGGTCGGTCTGGTCGGTGGTGCGGGTGTGATCGGCCTGTCGGTCGTTCTGGCCGTGCTGACCTATCACCTGGTCGAGAACCCGGTTCGGGATTCCAGGATCGGGGTGAACAACCGGTGGGGGGCTTACCGGTTCGCGGTGGTCGTGCTCGTGCCGGTGATCGCTGTCGCGGTGGTGTGGCAGAACGTGACTCTCGATCGGGCCGAGTTCGATTTCCGCGCGGATGACCCCCAGTATCCGGGGGCCCAGGCGTTGGTGACGGGCCAGCCGGTGTACGACTCCACCAACGACGTCGTACCACCATTCGCGGCGTTGCCTTACGAGTGGATCAGTTGGAAGCGCGGCGAGTGCACGAGGGCTACGGAACAGGGCGTTGAGGTCCGAACGTGTACGGTGAAGCCGTTGAACGGCGCGGAGCCCAAACGCCGTCTCGCGGTGGTCGGCGACTCGCACATCCTGCAACTCATGGCAGCACTGCGGCCGATCTCGGAGCGGTTGGACTGGGAGTTGGTCGTGTTGAACAAGCCGGGCTGCCCGCTCACCGCCACCGAGGTGCTCCCGAACAACCAGAGCTGTGTCGACTGGAACCGCGTCGTGCTGCCGAAGATCATCGACATGCAGCCGGACGCCGTGGTGACCATGGCGACTCGGGACGTGCGTGTTGGCTTGGCCGAGCGCACTCCCGAGGGCTACGTCCGGCAGTGGCAGCGCCTGCACGAGGCAGGCATCCCGGTGGTAGCGATCCGGGACAATCCGCGTTTCGACTTCGAGCCGTCGGGGTGTGCCCAGATTCATGGCCTGACCTCCGAGAAGTGCGGCCACCCGCGCGCGGAGATGTACCACGCCGTGCCGCCCTACGAGTCGATGCCCGCGCCGTCGAGCACGTCGTTCGTCGACCTCAGTGACTACTACTGCACCGCCACACAGTGTCCGCCGGTGATGGGGAACGTGTTGGTCTACATGGACGACAACCACGTCACGGAGACGTACCTGAACACGCTGTCGCCCATCCTCCAGGAGAAGATGCTCGCGCAGCTGGGCTGGGAGGACACGGCGTCGAAGCCGCAGTGA
- a CDS encoding NADPH:quinone oxidoreductase family protein produces MRAAQITSLDGPAAVSVADIDEPRGADGAVVVDVHAAGVTFPDVLQTRGLYQYKPELPFVPGTEVAGVVRSAPDDAPVRPGDRVAAFPGIGGFAETVVVSPDAVFAIPDTLSFVAAAALPMNYLTVQFALTRRGGLREGETVLVHGAGGGVGTAAVQLASALGARVIAVTSSPEKGEVARRVGAHEVIAPDGFRDAARDLTDGAGVDLVVDPVGGDRFTDSLRCLAPEGRLLVVGFTAGEIPTVKVNRLLLNNISVVGVGWGAFWGTRPGYLQQQWAELRPLVDDGVLDPPVGATYTLDDVAAALTELDTRAAKGKVVLTLR; encoded by the coding sequence ATGCGAGCTGCGCAGATCACCAGCCTCGACGGGCCCGCCGCGGTGAGTGTGGCCGACATCGACGAACCACGCGGTGCCGACGGAGCCGTGGTGGTCGACGTGCATGCGGCCGGGGTGACGTTCCCCGACGTGCTCCAGACGCGGGGGCTGTACCAGTACAAGCCGGAGCTGCCCTTCGTCCCGGGTACGGAGGTCGCCGGCGTGGTGCGGTCGGCGCCGGACGACGCGCCCGTGCGACCGGGTGACCGCGTCGCCGCGTTCCCCGGCATCGGTGGGTTCGCCGAGACCGTGGTCGTGTCGCCCGACGCCGTGTTCGCGATTCCCGACACGCTGTCGTTCGTGGCGGCGGCCGCACTGCCGATGAACTACCTCACCGTGCAGTTCGCGCTGACCCGGCGTGGCGGGCTGCGGGAGGGCGAGACCGTGCTTGTGCACGGCGCGGGTGGTGGCGTCGGCACGGCCGCGGTGCAACTCGCGTCGGCGCTCGGCGCGCGGGTGATCGCGGTGACGTCCTCGCCGGAGAAGGGCGAGGTCGCCCGGCGGGTCGGGGCGCACGAGGTCATCGCGCCCGACGGCTTCCGCGACGCGGCGAGGGACCTGACGGACGGAGCCGGAGTCGATCTCGTGGTCGATCCGGTGGGAGGCGACCGGTTCACCGACTCGCTGCGGTGCCTCGCACCGGAAGGGCGGCTGCTCGTCGTCGGCTTCACGGCGGGCGAGATCCCCACGGTGAAGGTCAACCGCCTGCTGCTCAACAACATCTCGGTCGTCGGCGTCGGCTGGGGTGCCTTCTGGGGCACTCGGCCCGGTTATCTGCAGCAGCAGTGGGCCGAGCTGCGCCCGCTCGTCGACGACGGCGTGCTCGACCCTCCGGTCGGCGCGACGTACACGCTGGACGACGTCGCCGCGGCGCTGACCGAACTGGACACTCGCGCGGCGAAGGGCAAGGTCGTCCTCACCCTCCGCTGA
- a CDS encoding NAD(P)/FAD-dependent oxidoreductase yields the protein MNEHTRIVGGPRTAVVVGAGIVGLSTAWFLQDHGVDVTVVDRDDVAAGASWGNAGWLSPGLAIPLNEPSVLKYGLRTLLDPKAPLHVPFTPDLGLWRFLTQFAAHCTWGSWERAARANLPFNAECLAAFDTLTSAGVTAPTTSAPITALFETPKQATGLLKELQRINASGGHITYRGLEGDELRELAPQASGRITAGVQLEGQRYVDPGAFVHALADAVRRRGGVIQTGFEVTAIRSHRQSVTLESRSGEEISGDVGVVATGAWLDRLARSKGVRVPVRAGRGYSFTVPTDRPVPNPVYLPNVRVACTPYRNALRVAGTMEFQGPDAPLEKARIEAIVSSARTLLDGVHWEKRTDEWVGPRPVTPDGKPLIGATTAPNLYVAGGHGMWGYTQGPITGRLLAEQIVTGKQPEALRAVDPLR from the coding sequence ATGAACGAACACACGCGCATCGTCGGCGGTCCCCGCACAGCAGTGGTGGTCGGAGCGGGAATCGTGGGCCTGTCGACCGCCTGGTTCCTCCAGGACCACGGCGTCGACGTCACCGTGGTGGATCGTGACGACGTGGCGGCCGGAGCCTCGTGGGGCAACGCGGGTTGGCTCTCCCCCGGACTCGCCATCCCCCTCAACGAGCCGAGCGTCCTGAAGTACGGGCTGCGCACGCTGCTCGACCCGAAGGCCCCGCTGCACGTTCCGTTCACGCCCGACCTCGGGCTGTGGCGCTTCCTGACCCAGTTCGCCGCCCACTGCACCTGGGGCTCGTGGGAACGCGCGGCCCGCGCGAACCTTCCCTTCAACGCCGAATGCCTCGCCGCGTTCGACACGCTGACCTCGGCGGGCGTCACCGCCCCCACCACCAGCGCCCCGATCACCGCGCTGTTCGAGACCCCGAAGCAGGCCACCGGTCTGCTGAAGGAGCTCCAGCGCATCAACGCCTCCGGCGGCCACATCACCTACCGCGGCCTCGAGGGCGACGAACTGCGCGAACTCGCACCCCAGGCCTCCGGCCGGATCACCGCGGGGGTGCAGCTCGAAGGTCAGCGCTATGTCGACCCCGGCGCGTTCGTCCACGCACTGGCCGACGCCGTGCGCCGGCGGGGCGGCGTGATCCAGACCGGCTTCGAGGTCACCGCCATCCGCTCGCACCGCCAGTCCGTCACCCTCGAATCCCGCTCCGGCGAGGAGATCTCGGGCGACGTCGGCGTCGTGGCCACCGGCGCCTGGCTCGACCGACTCGCCCGCAGCAAGGGCGTGCGGGTACCGGTTCGGGCGGGGCGCGGGTACTCGTTCACCGTGCCCACCGACCGGCCGGTGCCCAACCCCGTCTACCTGCCCAACGTCCGGGTGGCGTGCACGCCCTACCGGAATGCGCTGCGGGTCGCGGGCACCATGGAGTTCCAGGGCCCGGACGCGCCGCTGGAAAAGGCCCGCATCGAGGCCATCGTCTCCTCCGCTCGCACGCTGCTCGACGGCGTGCACTGGGAGAAGCGCACCGACGAGTGGGTGGGCCCCCGCCCGGTCACACCGGACGGCAAGCCGCTGATCGGCGCGACGACGGCACCGAACCTCTACGTCGCGGGCGGGCACGGCATGTGGGGCTACACGCAGGGTCCGATCACCGGCCGCCTGCTCGCCGAGCAGATCGTGACCGGCAAGCAGCCGGAGGCTCTACGGGCGGTCGACCCGCTGCGCTGA
- a CDS encoding GlsB/YeaQ/YmgE family stress response membrane protein, protein MGVLGWIVLGLLAGGIAKMLMPGRDPGGCLITILLGIGGAMLGGWIGRTAFDVDLGTFFDLRTWGLAILGALVILLLYRMVIGSGRRD, encoded by the coding sequence ATGGGTGTACTCGGTTGGATCGTTCTCGGACTACTCGCAGGCGGCATCGCGAAGATGCTCATGCCGGGCCGGGACCCGGGCGGCTGCCTGATCACGATCCTGCTCGGCATCGGGGGCGCGATGCTGGGCGGCTGGATCGGCAGGACGGCCTTCGACGTCGACCTCGGGACGTTCTTCGATCTCCGCACGTGGGGGCTGGCCATTCTCGGCGCGCTGGTGATCCTGCTGCTCTATCGCATGGTGATCGGCTCCGGACGACGAGATTGA
- a CDS encoding acyltransferase family protein, which yields AGVVWSCVAGRHDVPGYVALWPMVSAALVLLAGATGSRVGADRFLSSRPLIYLGNISYSLYLWHWPVLLFYLLVRGRTEVGLVGGAGVIGLSVVLAVLTYHLVENPVRDSRIGVNNRWGAYRFAAVVLVPVVAVAVVWQNVTLDRAEFEFRADDSRYPGAQALMTGQPVYDSTNDVVPPFAAVSRDWTTWQPGECVRVPVDDDVNVRECRMSPPEGVEPERRIAVAGDSHTWQLNSALIPIAKKNNWELSVFYRPGCPFTATETDPISEECAEWNRETLPKIIELQPDVLITMATRDVRVGLKEWLPDGYVKQWQRLHDAGVPVLAVRDNPRFDFEPSECVQLKGFTAEECARPRDDMYLAVPPYETEPTPPNTEFVDLSDAFCTATQCPPVIGNVLVYADDNHVTETYMQTMAAILQEKMLSALGWEATVAAAPK from the coding sequence GGCTGGCGTCGTGTGGTCTTGTGTTGCAGGTCGGCACGATGTTCCGGGTTATGTGGCGTTGTGGCCGATGGTGTCGGCGGCGTTGGTGTTGCTGGCCGGTGCGACGGGTAGTCGGGTCGGTGCGGACCGGTTCTTGTCGTCTCGGCCGTTGATCTACCTGGGTAACATCAGCTATTCGCTGTATTTGTGGCACTGGCCGGTGCTGTTGTTCTACCTGCTCGTGCGGGGTCGCACGGAGGTCGGTCTGGTCGGTGGTGCGGGTGTGATCGGCCTGTCGGTCGTTCTGGCCGTGTTGACTTACCACCTGGTTGAGAACCCGGTCCGGGATTCCAGGATCGGGGTGAACAACCGGTGGGGGGCTTATCGGTTCGCGGCGGTCGTGTTGGTGCCGGTGGTCGCGGTCGCGGTGGTGTGGCAGAACGTGACTCTGGATCGGGCCGAGTTCGAGTTCCGAGCCGATGATTCCCGGTATCCGGGGGCTCAGGCGTTGATGACGGGCCAGCCGGTCTACGACTCCACCAACGACGTCGTACCACCATTCGCGGCAGTGTCCCGCGACTGGACCACGTGGCAGCCGGGTGAGTGTGTCCGAGTCCCGGTCGATGACGACGTCAACGTGCGCGAGTGCAGAATGTCACCTCCCGAAGGCGTCGAGCCGGAGCGCCGGATCGCGGTGGCGGGTGACTCGCACACGTGGCAGCTCAACTCCGCGCTCATCCCGATCGCGAAGAAGAACAACTGGGAGCTCAGCGTTTTTTACCGGCCGGGTTGTCCCTTCACCGCGACTGAGACGGATCCGATCAGCGAGGAATGCGCTGAATGGAATCGGGAGACTCTTCCCAAGATCATCGAGCTTCAGCCCGATGTTCTGATCACGATGGCAACCCGCGACGTGCGAGTAGGGCTGAAGGAATGGCTGCCGGACGGCTATGTGAAGCAGTGGCAGCGCCTCCACGACGCCGGTGTGCCCGTGCTCGCTGTACGTGACAACCCGCGTTTCGACTTCGAACCGTCGGAGTGCGTGCAGCTCAAAGGCTTCACGGCCGAGGAGTGTGCACGTCCACGGGACGACATGTATCTGGCGGTGCCGCCCTACGAGACTGAGCCGACTCCGCCGAACACCGAGTTCGTCGACCTCAGCGACGCCTTCTGTACCGCCACACAGTGTCCGCCGGTGATCGGCAACGTGCTCGTGTACGCGGACGACAACCACGTTACGGAGACGTACATGCAGACGATGGCAGCGATTCTGCAGGAGAAGATGCTGAGCGCCCTTGGGTGGGAGGCCACGGTCGCCGCGGCACCGAAGTGA